The proteins below come from a single Gordonia pseudamarae genomic window:
- the argF gene encoding ornithine carbamoyltransferase encodes MTRHFLRDDDVTPDEQARILELAATVKADPFGMRPLEGPRGVGVIFDKNSTRTRFSFELGVAQLGGHAVVVDGTTTQLGRDETIEDTARVLSRFVEAIVWRTSGHERLEAMASQATVPVVNALSDMWHPCQVLADLQTIIEHKGRTAGLSMTYLGDGANNMAHSLALGGVTAGMHVTISAPEGFDPHPAVIEATRDRAAATGGSVAVERDPRTAVAGADVLVTDTWVSMGQESDGKDRRAPFRPYQINADLLALADPEAIVLHCLPAHRGDEITDEVIDGPASVVFDEAENRLHAQKALLIWLLGQ; translated from the coding sequence GTGACCCGGCACTTTCTGCGTGACGACGACGTCACCCCCGACGAGCAGGCGCGGATCCTAGAGCTGGCGGCCACCGTCAAGGCCGACCCGTTCGGTATGCGGCCACTGGAGGGCCCGCGCGGGGTCGGGGTGATCTTCGACAAGAACTCCACCCGGACCCGGTTCTCGTTCGAGCTCGGCGTGGCCCAGCTCGGCGGTCACGCCGTGGTCGTCGACGGCACCACCACCCAACTCGGCCGCGACGAGACCATCGAGGACACCGCTCGCGTGCTGTCCCGGTTCGTCGAGGCGATCGTATGGCGCACCTCCGGACATGAGCGGCTCGAGGCGATGGCCTCGCAGGCGACCGTTCCGGTGGTCAACGCGCTCTCGGACATGTGGCATCCATGTCAGGTACTCGCGGATCTGCAGACCATCATCGAGCACAAGGGCAGAACCGCGGGCCTGTCGATGACCTATCTCGGTGACGGCGCCAACAACATGGCGCATTCGCTGGCGCTCGGCGGGGTGACCGCCGGAATGCATGTGACGATCTCGGCGCCCGAGGGCTTCGACCCCCACCCGGCGGTCATCGAGGCGACCCGCGACCGCGCCGCGGCGACCGGCGGATCGGTCGCCGTCGAACGCGATCCGCGTACCGCGGTGGCCGGGGCCGACGTGCTCGTCACCGACACCTGGGTGTCGATGGGGCAGGAGAGCGACGGCAAGGACCGGCGCGCGCCGTTCCGGCCGTACCAGATCAACGCCGACCTGCTGGCCCTGGCCGACCCGGAAGCGATCGTGCTGCACTGCCTTCCGGCCCATCGTGGCGACGAGATCACCGACGAGGTGATCGACGGGCCCGCCAGCGTCGTCTTCGACGAGGCCGAGAATCGGCTGCACGCGCAGAAGGCCCTGCTGATCTGGTTGCTGGGGCAGTAG
- a CDS encoding acetylornithine transaminase, translating to MTTLRQRWSASLMNNYGTPPLALVGGQGAVVTDADGREYLDLLGGIAVNALGHAHPAIIAAVTDQLGILGHVSNLYVNPRVVELAERLLDKFGHPGRAFFCNSGTEANEAAFKLARLTGRSEIIAADRGFHGRTMGSLAMTGQPGKRAPFEPMPPGVRFVPFGDHDALDAAVTDRTAAVILEPIQGEAGVIVPPADYLAHARRITAERGALLILDEVQTGVARTGPFFAHQGVGIVPDVLTLAKGLGGGLPIGAVLATGPAADLFGPGQHGTTFGGNPVAAAAALAVIGVIDDEGLCEHVASVGKTIAAGIEELGHPLVTGVRGAGLLLGVTLAQPISSAVEVAARDAGYLINAPAPDVLRLAPPLILTEDQGTRFVGALPAILDAAQQATGDKEAGQ from the coding sequence ATGACAACTCTGCGGCAGCGGTGGTCGGCATCGCTGATGAACAACTACGGAACCCCGCCGCTCGCGCTGGTCGGGGGACAGGGTGCGGTGGTCACCGACGCCGACGGACGCGAGTACCTCGACCTTCTCGGCGGTATCGCGGTCAACGCCCTCGGCCACGCGCACCCGGCGATCATCGCGGCGGTCACCGACCAGCTCGGCATCCTCGGCCACGTGTCCAACCTGTACGTCAATCCGCGCGTCGTCGAACTCGCCGAGCGGCTGCTCGACAAGTTCGGACACCCGGGCCGCGCCTTCTTCTGCAATTCGGGTACCGAGGCCAACGAGGCCGCGTTCAAGCTCGCCCGGCTCACCGGCCGGTCCGAGATCATCGCCGCCGACAGGGGATTCCACGGCCGGACCATGGGCTCGCTGGCCATGACCGGGCAGCCCGGCAAGCGGGCGCCGTTCGAGCCGATGCCGCCGGGAGTGCGGTTCGTGCCGTTCGGTGACCACGACGCGCTCGACGCCGCGGTCACCGATCGCACCGCCGCGGTCATTCTCGAACCGATCCAGGGCGAGGCCGGCGTCATCGTCCCGCCCGCCGATTATCTCGCCCACGCCCGGCGGATCACCGCGGAGCGGGGTGCCCTGCTCATCCTCGACGAGGTGCAGACCGGGGTGGCCCGCACCGGGCCGTTCTTCGCCCACCAGGGCGTAGGCATCGTCCCCGACGTACTCACGCTGGCCAAGGGGCTCGGCGGTGGGCTGCCGATCGGGGCGGTCCTGGCCACGGGCCCGGCCGCCGACCTGTTCGGCCCCGGCCAGCACGGCACCACCTTCGGCGGAAACCCGGTGGCCGCCGCCGCCGCGCTCGCGGTCATCGGGGTGATCGATGACGAAGGACTCTGCGAGCATGTCGCGTCGGTGGGCAAAACCATCGCGGCCGGTATCGAGGAACTCGGCCACCCGCTGGTGACCGGTGTCCGCGGAGCCGGACTGCTGCTGGGTGTCACCCTGGCGCAACCCATCTCGTCGGCGGTCGAGGTGGCGGCGCGCGATGCGGGCTACCTGATCAACGCACCCGCACCCGACGTGCTGCGGCTCGCCCCGCCACTGATCCTCACCGAGGACCAGGGCACACGCTTCGTCGGTGCACTGCCGGCGATACTCGACGCCGCACAGCAGGCGACCGGTGACAAGGAGGCAGGGCAGTGA
- a CDS encoding arginine repressor: MTAADTSEGAPAGRLPESRLAHTRAGRHALIVTLLSSRQVRSQSALQKLLAAEGVDATQATLSRDLDELGAVKLRAADGGAGIYVVPEDGSPVRGVAGGTDRLARLLSELLVSTDASGNLAVLRTPPGAAHYLASAIDRASLPDIVGTIAGDDTILVVAREPLDGAELARRIEGLV, from the coding sequence GTGACAGCCGCCGACACCTCAGAGGGAGCACCGGCCGGGCGCCTGCCCGAATCGCGGCTCGCGCACACCCGGGCGGGCAGGCACGCACTGATCGTCACGCTCCTGTCGTCCAGACAGGTCCGCAGCCAGTCGGCCTTGCAGAAACTACTGGCCGCCGAGGGCGTGGACGCGACGCAGGCGACCCTCTCGCGTGATCTGGACGAGCTGGGCGCGGTCAAACTGCGCGCCGCAGACGGAGGGGCCGGCATCTACGTCGTTCCCGAGGACGGTTCCCCGGTCCGCGGGGTTGCCGGTGGAACCGACCGATTGGCCCGACTGCTGTCGGAATTGCTGGTATCCACCGACGCCAGTGGCAATCTTGCTGTCCTGCGCACCCCGCCGGGCGCCGCGCATTACCTGGCCAGTGCCATCGACCGGGCGAGTCTGCCCGACATCGTCGGCACCATCGCCGGCGACGACACGATCCTCGTGGTCGCCCGCGAACCACTCGACGGCGCCGAACTGGCGCGGCGAATCGAGGGTCTGGTGTAA
- a CDS encoding argininosuccinate synthase, with protein sequence MTERVVLAYSGGLDTSVAISWIQKETGKEVVAVALDLGQGGEDMEVVRQRALDCGAVEAVVVDARDEFADDYCLPAITSNALYMDRYPLVSALSRPLIAKHLVQAARAHGGTVVAHGCTGKGNDQVRFEVGFATLAPDLEVLAPVRDYAWTREKAIAFAEENAIPINVTKKSPFSIDQNVWGRAVETGFLEDLWNAPTKDVYDYTDDPTLNWQSPDEVIISFDKGRPVAIDGRPVSVLEAIVELNRRAGAQGVGRLDVVEDRLVGIKSREVYEAPGAMVLIRAHEELEHVTLERELGRYKRHTDQKWAELVYDGLWFSPLRRSLEAFVDATQTHVSGDIRLVLHGGHIAATGRRSSESLYDFNLATYDEGDSFDQSAARGFVELHGLSSKISAKRDLGL encoded by the coding sequence ATGACCGAACGCGTTGTTCTCGCCTACTCCGGCGGCCTCGACACCTCCGTCGCCATCAGCTGGATCCAGAAGGAGACCGGCAAGGAGGTCGTCGCCGTGGCGCTCGACCTCGGCCAGGGCGGCGAGGACATGGAGGTTGTCCGGCAGCGTGCCCTCGACTGCGGTGCTGTCGAGGCCGTCGTCGTGGATGCCCGCGACGAGTTCGCCGACGACTACTGCCTGCCCGCGATCACCTCCAACGCCCTCTACATGGACCGCTACCCGCTGGTGTCGGCACTCTCGCGCCCGCTGATCGCCAAGCACCTGGTGCAGGCCGCCCGCGCTCACGGCGGCACCGTCGTCGCCCACGGCTGCACCGGCAAGGGCAACGACCAGGTGCGGTTCGAGGTCGGCTTCGCCACCCTCGCACCCGACCTCGAAGTTCTTGCACCGGTTCGTGATTACGCCTGGACCCGGGAGAAGGCGATCGCCTTCGCCGAGGAGAACGCGATCCCGATCAACGTCACCAAGAAGTCGCCGTTCTCCATCGACCAGAACGTGTGGGGACGCGCCGTGGAGACCGGCTTCCTCGAAGACCTGTGGAACGCGCCCACCAAGGACGTCTACGACTACACCGACGACCCGACGCTCAACTGGCAGTCGCCCGACGAGGTCATCATCAGCTTCGACAAGGGTCGTCCCGTCGCCATCGACGGCCGCCCGGTCAGTGTGCTGGAGGCGATCGTCGAACTGAATCGTCGTGCGGGCGCTCAGGGCGTCGGTCGCCTCGACGTGGTCGAGGACCGGCTCGTGGGCATCAAGAGCCGCGAGGTATACGAGGCGCCCGGCGCCATGGTGCTGATCCGGGCACACGAGGAACTCGAGCACGTCACCCTCGAACGCGAGCTGGGCCGGTACAAGCGGCACACCGATCAGAAGTGGGCCGAGCTGGTGTACGACGGCCTGTGGTTCTCGCCGCTGCGACGTTCGCTGGAGGCCTTCGTCGACGCCACCCAGACTCACGTCAGCGGCGACATCCGGCTGGTGCTGCACGGCGGCCACATCGCGGCCACCGGCCGGCGCAGCAGCGAGTCGCTGTACGACTTCAACCTCGCCACCTACGACGAGGGCGACAGCTTCGACCAGTCCGCCGCCCGTGGTTTCGTTGAGCTGCACGGGCTTTCGTCA